The following proteins come from a genomic window of Amaranthus tricolor cultivar Red isolate AtriRed21 chromosome 14, ASM2621246v1, whole genome shotgun sequence:
- the LOC130800408 gene encoding uncharacterized protein LOC130800408, giving the protein MTVDSDSPSRDTWVIVKKQRVNILIPRLSCTEQSIVPDLEGQVDKDMSIHTINTHEVLQETTSKAHFSENINNVSTHCSPKSYTRSSPDACPSRADDTTPEPRKSTSKRMAAEDLAGTSKPLLRKTKFLKFHKESQNLLRPSYHNLSSSTVTLNLTYKMRALNLEKTIVSAGGLGKWLFSLGLGRFEGIFRTKNVNKFELVNMSMKKLKEMGAHAVGPRRKLIHAIECACCKPYCFEPHMIFSIKHSES; this is encoded by the coding sequence ATGACAGTTGATTCAGATTCGCCTTCACGTGATACATGGGTTATAGTCAAGAAGCAGAGAGTTAACATTTTGATTCCTCGTCTTTCCTGTACTGAGCAGTCTATAGTGCCTGATCTTGAAGGTCAGGTGGATAAAGATATGTCTATCCATACGATTAATACTCATGAGGTTCTGCAGGAGACAACCTCAAAGGCTCATTTTAGTGAGAATATAAACAATGTGTCGACGCATTGCTCTCCAAAATCATATACTCGATCTAGTCCCGATGCTTGTCCTTCCCGTGCAGATGATACAACTCCAGAGCCAAGGAAGTCAACTTCAAAAAGAATGGCTGCAGAAGATCTGGCAGGTACTTCCAAACCCTTGCTTAGGAAAACCAAATTTCTGAAATTCCATAAAGAATCTCAGAACCTTCTGAGGCCTTCATATCATAACTTGTCATCTTCTACCGTAACTCTCAATCTCACTTATAAGATGCGGGCGTTAAATCTCGAGAAAACCATAGTAAGTGCTGGTGGATTGGGTAAGTGGCTATTCTCTCTTGGACTGGGGCGATTTGAGGGGATTTTTCGTACAAAAAATGTGAATAAATTTGAGTTGGTAAACATGTCTATGAAGAAGCTTAAGGAAATGGGTGCTCATGCTGTTGGCCCAAGAAGAAAGTTAATTCATGCAATAGAGTGTGCTTGTTGTAAGCCATATTGTTTTGAACCCCATATGATCTTCAGCATCAAACATAGTGAATCATAA
- the LOC130800409 gene encoding U3 small nucleolar RNA-associated protein 18 homolog gives MSLISQNAVIKDNAKKKNKKSKRVDNEDEESSLLEGVEEVIEKEDSDIEASVTYKKKKKRSDTEVKKMLLEEEMEMQKLGNFLFGSLHSPVEFGKEHDEEGLGGVVLDDSELFIMDRSGNDTMSVYEDNSGYHVENMDEDGDKQRKPVWLDDEEEETTVDISKVNRLRKLRKEEDETVISGSAYVSRLRAHHAKLYPGTDWANFDSKIKRYDSDDEFEVENGSVVASGYKNVDDILKTNEELVVKKGAKLLPGILEYSKLVDANAEDPSNGPINSVQFHRNHQLLLAAGLDRKLRFFQIDGKRNKMMDAIFIEDCPIRNASFLPDGSQVIVAGRRKFFYSIDISKGNVDKIGPLTGREEKSLEVFEVSPDSRTIAFLGNEGYILLVSAKTKELIGTLKMNGTVRSLAFTDDGQQLLSSGGDGHVYHWDLRTRTCLHKGIDEGSINGTALCTAPIGNLFAAGSASGLVNVYNRDEFLGGKRKPIKTLEHLRTEVDFMKFNHDAQILAICSRMQKSSLKLVHVPSFTVFSNWPPGNRTLQYPRCLDFSPAGGFMAAGNASGNVLLYKLHHYQQA, from the coding sequence ATGAGTTTAATTTCTCAGAATGCGGTTATTAAGGATAATGccaagaagaagaataagaagtCTAAGCGTGTGGATAATGAGGATGAAGAGTCTTCCTTGTTGGAAGGTGTAGAGGAGGTTATAGAAAAGGAAGATTCAGATATTGAAGCGAGTGTAACttataagaagaaaaagaaaaggagtgATACAGAGGTGAAGAAGATGTTACTTGAGGAAGAAATGGAAATGCAGAAGTTGGGGAACTTTTTGTTTGGCTCTTTGCATTCTCCAGTTGAATTTGGAAAGGAGCATGATGAGGAAGGGCTAGGTGGAGTAGTTTTGGATGACTCTGAATTGTTTATAATGGACCGGTCTGGTAATGATACCATGTCGGTGTATGAAGATAATTCAGGGTATCATGTTGAAAATATGGATGAAGATGGCGATAAGCAACGGAAGCCTGTTTGGTTGGATGACGAGGAAGAAGAGACTACCGTTGACATTTCAAAGGTTAATAGGTTGAGGAAGTTAAGGAAGGAAGAAGATGAGACTGTTATATCAGGGTCTGCGTATGTGTCAAGGTTGAGGGCTCATCATGCTAAGTTGTACCCGGGAACAGATTGGGCCAATTTTGACTCGAAAATCAAAAGGTATGATTCTGATGATGAGTTTGAGGTAGAAAATGGGTCGGTTGTTGCGTCTGGATATAAAAATGTTGATGATATTCTTAAAACAAACGAAGAGCTTGTTGTGAAAAAAGGAGCAAAACTTTTGCCCGGAATTCTCGAATACTCAAAATTAGTAGATGCCAATGCTGAAGATCCTTCTAATGGTCCAATAAACTCCGTCCAGTTTCACCGAAACCATCAGTTGCTCCTTGCTGCTGGACTAGATCGAAAGCTGAGATTTTTCCAAATCGATGGCAAGAGGAATAAAATGATGGATGCCATATTCATTGAAGATTGCCCTATTAGAAATGCTTCTTTCTTGCCTGATGGGTCACAAGTTATCGTTGCTGGAAGAAGAAAGTTCTTTTATAGCATTGACATATCCAAGGGTAATGTTGATAAAATCGGGCCACTAACTGGAAGAGAGGAAAAAAGCTTAGAAGTTTTTGAGGTTTCCCCTGATTCTCGTACTATAGCTTTTTTGGGAAACGAAGGTTACATCTTACTGGTGTCTGCGAAAACTAAGGAACTGATTGGCACCCTTAAAATGAACGGAACAGTTCGATCACTAGCTTTTACAGATGATGGACAACAATTGTTAAGTTCCGGTGGTGATGGACATGTATATCACTGGGATTTAAGAACGAGAACATGTCTCCATAAGGGTATTGACGAAGGCTCCATTAATGGTACTGCTCTTTGTACTGCACCAATCGGGAATCTGTTTGCAGCTGGATCAGCTAGTGGATTAGTAAATGTTTACAACCGGGATGAGTTTTTGGGTGGCAAAAGAAAACCCATTAAAACTCTCGAGCATCTACGCACTGAAGTAGATTTCATGAAGTTCAACCACGATGCCCAAATATTAGCCATCTGTTCGAGAATGCAGAAGAGCAGCCTAAAGCTGGTTCATGTTCCATCATTTACCGTCTTTTCTAACTGGCCGCCAGGAAACAGAACTCTACAATATCCTCGATGTTTGGATTTTAGTCCCGCTGGAGGTTTCATGGCTGCGGGGAATGCATCGGGAAACGTTTTGCTCTACAAGCTGCATCATTATCAGCAAGCATAA
- the LOC130800413 gene encoding uncharacterized protein LOC130800413: MSTSSRSDTTDDSIFDVEELLQIEARCRELRKEKDLLKETQSQSFDLIKRLELHVRRLNEARLDDKRQIQELKKELNNCHQEIDFLQDELNSRNTTVNYLEERVGTLEMNMNELNLLQEEVVRLSEELKKSNSACDFLSEELISKETQLEQSRLQIEKLEESIASSALEYQCEIESMRLEMMDLHPSCFKTKESNEYCQEYKIFPGSGEDMSSELVKYEELVKQLKEELKKEKLRSKEEAEDLTQEMAELRYQLTELLEEERKRRSCIEQVSLQRISKLEAQLREEKRRYVGHVYSICEA; this comes from the exons ATGTCCACGAGTTCCAGGAGTGATACTACTGATGACTCCATTTTTGATGTGGAGGAACTATTACAAATTGAAGCAAGATGTAGAGAG tTAAGAAAAGAGAAGGATTTGTTGAAAGAAACGCAATCACAAAGCTTTGACCTGATCAAA AGACTGGAACTGCATGTAAGGAGATTGAATGAGGCCCGCTTAGATGATAAGAGGCAAATTCAGGAGTTGAAGAAAGAATTGAATAACTGCCATCAGGAAATAG ACTTTTTGCAGGACGAGTTAAACTCGAGGAATACAACCGTTAATTATTTGGAAGAGCGTGTCGGAACCTTAGAAATGAACATGAATGAATTAAACCTTCTGCAGGAGGAGGTTGTCAGATTAAGCGAGGAACTGAAAAAATCAAACTCCGCGTGTGATTTCTTGAGCGAGGAGCTAATCTCTAAGGAAACACAACTAGAACAATCAAGATTACAAATAGAAAAACTAGAAGAGTCCATCGCTTCTTCTGCGTTGGAGTACCAATGTGAAATCGAGAGCATGAGGCTGGAAATGATGGACTTACACCCGAGCTGCTTCAAGACTAAGGAATCCAACGAGTATTGTCAAGAATATAAAATTTTCCCGGGAAGTGGAGAAGATATGTCATCTGAACTCGTTAAATACGAAGAACTCGTTAAACAACTTAAAGAAGAACTTAAGAAAGAGAAATTAAGATCGAAAGAAGAAGCGGAAGACCTCACTCAAGAGATGGCGGAATTGAGATACCAATTGACGGAGTTGCTAGAAGAAGAGCGTAAACGTCGTTCTTGCATCGAACAAGTGTCTTTGCAGAGAATATCCAAGCTAGAAGCGCAGCTTCGGGAAGAGAAAAGGAGATATGTTGGTCATGTGTATAGTATTTGTGAAGCATAA
- the LOC130800410 gene encoding heparanase-like protein 1 — MGVHKLVLCLLLLCFPSILAQEITRAILGVHGGHIVAETDENYVCATIDWWPHNKCDYNQCPWGYSSIMNLNLSHSLLAKAVQAFTHLRLRLGGSLEDQVLYGVPSLKHSCHPFWKGNYGLFGFSTGCLRLGRWDALNNFFSKTGAVITFGINALYGRQKSKDGAWIGPWDSSNAYDFIKYTVSKGYKIDSWEFGNELSGSGVGARVDAARYGNDLKKLKGIIDELYKSSPSKPSLLAPGGFFSEDWFTRLLQVTGPGVLNALTHHIYNLGAGNDPNLPSKILDPTFLSKISKTFDVLNKTIHEYGPWTHAWVGEAGGAFNSGGHLVSDAFIDGFWYLDQLGLAATYNTKVYCRQTLIGGNYGLLDKTTFVPNPDYYGALLWNRLMGRKVLQVDNVASPYLRSYAHCTKGRAGITLLLINLSKQTRFIVKLQNTMNKDVHISNGINSEGSFMRGLKKTVSWVGSKASDGQLHREEYHLTPKEGNLQSQTMVLNGIPLQITEDGNIPNMEPVLVPVNSPLYISPLSISFIVFPNFDAPVCKL; from the exons ATGGGAGTACATAAGCTGGTTTTGTGTTTATTGCTGTTATGTTTTCCATCAATTTTGGCACAAGAAATCACCAGGGCCATTTTAGGTGTCCATGGGGGTCATATTGTAGCCGAGACAGACGAAAATTATGTTTGTGCTACTATCGATTGGTGGCCTCACAATAAGTGTGACTATAACCAATGTCCATGGGGATACTCTTCGATAATGAACTTG AATTTATCACATTCACTTCTTGCAAAAGCAGTGCAAG CGTTCACGCATTTGAGATTGAGACTTGGAGGTTCCTTGGAAGATCAAGTACTTTATGGTGTTCCAAGTTTGAAACATTCTTGTCATCCATTTTGGAAAGGAAATTATGGATTATTCGGCTTTTCAACCGGATGCTTGCGCTTGGGACGTTGGGATGCTCTTAATAACTTTTTTAGTAAGACGGG TGCAGTTATTACCTTTGGCATAAATGCGCTCTACGGAAGACAAAAATCCAAAGATGGTGCTTGGATCGGACCTTGGGACTCTAGCAATGCTTATGATTTTATCAAGTACACCGTCTCAAAGGGTTACAAGATTGATTCGTGGGAATTCG GTAATGAACTGAGTGGAAGTGGGGTCGGTGCAAGGGTGGATGCTGCACGGTATGGGAATGACTTGAAAAAACTTAAGGGAATCATCGATGAATTGTACAAAAGCTCGCCCTCAAAACCTTCACTTCTAGCACCGGGAGGATTTTTCAGTGAGGATTGGTTTACTCGGCTTCTCCAGGTTACCGGGCCAGGAGTACTTAACGCTTTGACCCATCATATTTACAATTTGGGTGCAG GTAATGATCCGAATCTTCCAAGTAAGATATTGGATCCTACTTTCTTgagtaaaatatcaaaaacattcGACGTTCTCAACAAAACAATCCATGAGTACGGTCCTTGGACTCATGCTTGGGTCGGTGAAGCTGGTGGTGCTTTCAACAGCGGAGGCCATCTTGTATCCGATGCCTTCATCGATGGATTTTG GTACTTGGATCAGCTTGGACTAGCTGCTACATATAATACTAAAGTGTACTGTCGACAGACGTTGATCGGTGGCAATTATGGCCTCCTCGACAAAACTACCTTTGTGCCTAACCCTGACTACTATGG CGCACTTTTGTGGAATCGACTGATGGGGCGGAAGGTCCTTCAAGTTGATAATGTCGCTTCACCTTACTTGCGCTCGTATGCTCATTGCACTAAAGGAAGA GCGGGCATAACTCTACTACTGATCAATCTAAGCAAGCAGACCCGTTTCATAGTGAAACTGCAAAACACGATGAACAAAGACGTGCATATATCAAACGGTATTAACTCCGAAGGTTCATTCATGCGTGGCCTTAAGAAGACGGTATCTTGGGTTGGAAGCAAAGCCTCGGACGGACAATTGCATCGCGAGGAATACCATTTGACACCGAAAGAAGGGAACCTACAGAGCCAAACGATGGTACTAAATGGGATACCGTTACAGATAACAGAAGACGGAAACATTCCAAATATGGAACCTGTGCTTGTTCCTGTAAATTCTCCTCTATATATATCCCCCTTGTCTATTTCCTTCATTGTGTTTCCTAACTTTGATGCTCCAGTGTGTAAGTTATGA
- the LOC130799204 gene encoding uncharacterized protein LOC130799204, which produces MEVKAFKHVCKFCNKRFPCGRSLGGHIRSHLPKPGYELKENLKKTSLDSSLTETENPKLSKMDQNQCKKSSFVRNNEDSYSYSSVSEVVEEEQKEVVAMCLIMLSQDVGSWGNEISSSFVNDSEFIENDSFLMGKNYKKIRKRKIQGNDSVSGAKIKEIKVSGNGFLLNDEKTQFTDSKRKIGQITASGYFKMNEFEDSENGLSLNDEKKSNLLSVREKMVKLQLLGM; this is translated from the coding sequence ATGGAAGTGAAAGCTTTCAAGCATGTTTGCAAGTTTTGCAACAAAAGATTCCCTTGTGGAAGATCACTTGGAGGTCATATAAGGTCCCATTTGCCTAAACCAGGGTATGAACTTAAAGAAAATCTAAAGAAGACATCTTTGGATTCGTCATTAACTGAAACTGAAAACCCAAAATTGAGTAAAATGGATCAAAATCAGTGCAAAAaatccagttttgttagaaatAATGAAGATTCATACTCATACTCCTCTGTTTCTGAAGTAGTTGAGGAAGAACAGAAAGAAGTTGTTGCAATGTGTTTGATCATGCTTTCTCAAGATGTGGGATCTTGGGGAAATgaaatttcttcttcttttgttaatgattctgaatttatTGAGAATGATTCATTTTTAATGGGTAAAAACTACAAGAAAATAAGGAAAAGGAAAATTCAGGGGAATGACTCTGTTTCTGGtgcaaaaatcaaagaaatcaaAGTTTCTGGTAATGGGTTTTTACTAAATGATGAAAAAACACAATTTACTGATAGTAAGAGAAAAATTGGTCAAATTACAGCTTCTGGgtatttcaaaatgaatgaatTTGAAGATTCAGAAAATGGGTTATCAttaaatgatgaaaaaaaaagcaatttaCTAAGTGTAAGAGAAAAAATGGTCAAATTACAGCTTCTGGGTATGTAA